The genomic stretch CTTCAAGTGGTATGGCAGCAACCTCATCAGTTCTTATGCAGATATGCAACACTGGTGGACATGTTGTGGCCTCAAGTCGCTTGTATGGTGGGACTCATGCTCTTCTAAACCACTTTCTTCCTAGGGTTTGCAACATAACAACAAATTTTGTGGATGTTAGAGATTATGACATGGTGAAGGAAGCAATAGTAAAAGGAAGGACTAAGGTGCTTTTTCTAGAATCAATGTCAAACCCTACTCTTGCTGTTGCTAATATTCCTGAGCTATGCAGGATTGCACATGATAAAGGGGTGAAGGTGGTAGTAGATAATACTTTTACTCCCATGGTGTTGTCACCAGCTAGGCTTGGGGCTGATGTTGTCGTCCATAGCCTCACCAAGTATATCAGTGGCGGAGCTGACATAATTGCAGGTATTTATTTTCAGGCATCCATCTGTTTTTTGAGACCAAGGGTGAAACGGGGTAGGGTTGTGccaagtttcttaaaaccccagtTAGCCAAACtctaggtccccaaaactcaatccAAGCCCAACCCATTCTTGTCGAGCTCATGCCTTGGTTCAATTCTGTCAGGCTTATGCCAAATCGACTTGGCccgattgggttgggttggctcTAGGGGTCTCAATGGGACGGTTCGGCTCGATTTCAGTCTcggttgaatcggttttgatgtgaaaatggtgaaatcgaaaccgaaccaatgcaaatttcggtttcggtttcaattttggttttggtttggcttCGGTTTCTTGTATGGGTTTgtaattgggttggttttggttttctgtccagtttgtgtttgattttctataaaaaaaactatgcaaaacttttgtttttttttaatgaattttggattgttttcGTATTCTTactgggttggttttgattttggtctaGGTTTTGAGTTGGTTCCGATTTGGTTTTTGGCAGTTTCCGGTAAGTCAGATTTGTTTGAAatgcaacacaataatagatgtttaGGACACTTGATCATGAGAATCAATGAAGGATAGGATGACAATCCTAAAAATTATACAATGTTAATTTCGGTTAAAATCAAGGTCAGAGTGGGCTGGGCCGAACCAGGCCTATAGGCCTCAATCTAGGCCTAGCCTAACACTAACCCAAGGTCATTGTTTTTCAACCTTAACTCACCTTCAAGGTCagaaatcttagcccaagcCCTGTTCGAGCTCAGGAAGGGCAAGGACGGGTTCAAGCCATCAGGCCAAATTTACAACTTTGTTTTGGACAATATCcatcaaaattaaatataaaatggaTTGATGGACATAATACTTCAGATTATATGACATTTATGTTATCTAAACACTTCAAAATTAAGACCTTTAATCATGTCTCACACTAAATATTGGATTGAGTTTTCCCGCACCCACAGTCAAGATAGAAGCCCTTGACCAATGGGTTTGGATGGTGTTGAGAAGGTGCAAGGGATGGGTAGTGTCATCGACTTCATACTATAGCTGGGCTATACATTAATAACCTTAGGATGGTGGCTAAACCCTACTCTACAATTGAAGAAAAACATTCTCCTATAAATATTTACGAGTGCAAAATGTCTTACCCCCACTCAAACCCATTTGATCCAGGAGTAATGGAACATTTAATATGAGGGTTCATCTTAGGCCATGTTTGGTTGGGCAATTGATGAAATTTGAATAGATTAGTCAGGCCCCGGGTTTGATATATATGGTTCAAATTTAAGGCTCATATTTCTCAATGATTGCTGGAATTTAACCCTTAGTACTTTATAACAATAACCTAATAAAGATCAATTTGGGCTGTGATGACAGGTGCAGTTTGTGGGCCGACAAGCCTGGTGAGCTCCATGATGGACCTTCATCAAGGTGCACTAATGCTTCTTGGCCCTACCATGAATGCAAAGGTTGCATTCGAGCTCTCTGAGAGGATTCCTCACTTAGGGCTTAGAATAAAAGAGCATTGCCACAGGGCGTTGGTCTTCGCTACAAGGATGAAGAAATTAGGGCTCAAAGTCATTTACCCTGGCCTTGAAGAACACCCAAGCCACACCCTATTGAAATCAATGGCTAACCAAAATTATGGATTTGGTGGCATCTTATGTGTTGACATGGAGACTGTGGAGAAGGCGGATGAGTTGATGAACCGTTTGCAAAACTGCACCCAATTTGGGATGATGGCAGTAAGCTTGGGCTACTATGAAACCCTCATGTCGTGCTCTGGGAGTAGTACTAGTAGTGAGATGaatgaagaggagaagaagatggctgGCATCTCGCAAGGGTTAGTGAGGATGTCCATTGGGTACAATGGGACTCTGGAGCAGAAATGGAGCCAATTTGAGAAGGCACTTGCTGGATTAATCCATGATGTCATGGTGGTTTGAGCCTCTGTGTGGGTGTGTGTATTAGGGAGAGAGAAGTTTATCTTAGGGACCAAATTTCTCTTCGTCCATTGTGATAAGAGGAATTCCCTTATAGATGGGTGTCATTGCCTTGGAAATAGTAGGGGAGCTAGGATGTATTGTTGATTATATATATTATCAAGGGGGAGGGACTAATAATGATCCTAGATGGATGTATTTTTACTTCACCTATCTTAAGTGTTTCTTGAGTGAATAAATGGATAGGGTGATGAAGTACTCAACCAATTATGTTTGATGGGTTCTTGATTATGTTTGTATCAATGTCTTTTTGATATGTATTTATGCTGGATTTACACATCATCGTCAATTAATGACTTTGCATTTGATAGATATCTCTCATCCTTCATGGATAAGAGCGCATGAATTAATTAATCTTAAAGAAATTATGATTGGTATACAAATGGCAACTGAATATGTAGAAACACGACCCTAAATTGATGcagaaaagaatgagaaaacatGAACAAGCAATCAGACAAtacatttaataaaaaaaaaaatcatacaataAACACAAATTTACGAgatcggcaagattgcctacatcctcgtggagatgagatcttgcttcactatcaatggggAATAGGGCaatgctcatcctcacacctctctcagcttgcttacaaagaaagaaaactttgctacaaatatatagtctTAGAAAATTGAAGACATCATAGCCCCACTTTTGCCATGGATGGAATTTAAAACACGATATCCCCAACATGGATATTCATTTATTATACAATCATAGATGCTCTAATACAGAAGAATGATTGATTCGGATCAAAGGATCTAAAAGAGTTAgaggtagacctaaaatgaccttagaagaagtggtgaggaaagacatgcataacttaggccttgtatcagaTATGAAGAATTGAAGGACAAGAATCCATTAGCCAACCACATATAATCAAGATAAGGCCGAATAATTATTGTTATATGCAATCACAGAACTACAACCAGTTTATATAATTGGACTAGCTTGTTATTAGAAGGGCATGCACGTGACCGTTTTATAATTTAACCATTAAGATATTCTTCATTAGCAGAGTCAAAAATCCCAGTGTTTAATTTAAAGCTATTCAGTTTGGCCTTATCTTCGTGGCCCAACTGTAGCCTATGCTTTTCATGGTTCAATAGCCATCATAGTGTATCGGCCAAGCCTTTATTGCTATTTTCTCTATGAAACTCTATGATGATGGCAGATTCTTAGGCAACCTAAACTTCCCAAGTGCTAAatgtttcaattttcaagtAATATGTTAAAATTTCTAATATAGCAATAGTGGAAAAGAGTTCTCCCTGATTGTTGTAGCAAGAAATCGTCCTAGGCTATTGTGGTACCTACACAAAGAGgaaaacacaagagagtgagttCCAAGCTGATCCAgtgggggactctctgatgcctaagtcagatctc from Macadamia integrifolia cultivar HAES 741 chromosome 14, SCU_Mint_v3, whole genome shotgun sequence encodes the following:
- the LOC122061124 gene encoding methionine gamma-lyase-like translates to MGDNSLLLEKQVSVDKKPIVTWEDPAVALGTTRHEFGEYGGINMSIEASATFTVMEPKTMHKMFTGELGPSQDFFIYSRHFNPTIMNLSRQIAAIEGTQAAYCTSSGMAATSSVLMQICNTGGHVVASSRLYGGTHALLNHFLPRVCNITTNFVDVRDYDMVKEAIVKGRTKVLFLESMSNPTLAVANIPELCRIAHDKGVKVVVDNTFTPMVLSPARLGADVVVHSLTKYISGGADIIAGAVCGPTSLVSSMMDLHQGALMLLGPTMNAKVAFELSERIPHLGLRIKEHCHRALVFATRMKKLGLKVIYPGLEEHPSHTLLKSMANQNYGFGGILCVDMETVEKADELMNRLQNCTQFGMMAVSLGYYETLMSCSGSSTSSEMNEEEKKMAGISQGLVRMSIGYNGTLEQKWSQFEKALAGLIHDVMVV